A genomic stretch from Nocardia wallacei includes:
- a CDS encoding three-helix bundle dimerization domain-containing protein has protein sequence MRNNESSKIKSVVTRLAASHPETPFEAVAATVERIHDRLSKAAVRDYIPVLLERCAERELSGIPPRRLRSR, from the coding sequence ATGCGTAACAACGAATCTTCGAAGATCAAATCTGTTGTCACACGACTCGCCGCGAGTCACCCCGAGACTCCTTTCGAGGCCGTGGCGGCAACCGTTGAGCGAATTCATGATCGTCTATCCAAAGCCGCCGTACGCGATTACATTCCCGTATTGCTGGAACGTTGCGCCGAACGTGAACTGTCCGGGATACCACCCAGGCGACTACGGTCACGCTAG